The Benincasa hispida cultivar B227 chromosome 9, ASM972705v1, whole genome shotgun sequence genome has a segment encoding these proteins:
- the LOC120087145 gene encoding clavaminate synthase-like protein At3g21360, producing the protein MAIENFVEIQIPHQKHYHGSFFPLVLSPSSASFSISSFTRAIKAQKPVIDSLILKSGAVLFRGFPVEAASDFNDVVEAFGYEEFPYVGGAAPRTKVVGRVFTANESPPDQKIPFHHELAQVPEFPAKLFFYCEVEASSGGETPIVLSHVVYERVREKYPEFVERLEEQGLIYTRVLGEGDDPSSPIGRGWKSTFLTDDKGIAEERAAKLGMKLEWLKDGVKTVMGPIPAIKYDEVRQRKIWFNSMVAAYTGWEDARNDPVKAVTFGDGTPLPADIIYGCLRILEEESVAIPWQKGDILLIDNWAVLHSRRPFLPPRRILASLCR; encoded by the exons ATGGCCATAGAGAATTTCGTGGAAATTCAAATTCCGCATCAGAAACACTACCATGGAAGTTTTTTCCCATTAGTTTTATCGCCGTCTTCGGCTTCTTTCAGCATTTCGTCCTTCACTCGAGCTATAAAGGCTCAGAAACCAGTGATCGATTCCCTGATTCTCAAGTCCGGAGCAGTACTCTTCAGAGGTTTTCCGGTAGAAGCGGCATCCGACTTCAACGACGTCGTCGAGGCATTTGGTTACGAGGAGTTTCCGTACGTCGGAGGTGCAGCTCCTCGAACTAAGGTCGTTGGTCGGGTTTTCACGGCCAACGAGTCACCGCCAGATCAGAAGATCCCTTTTCATCACGAATTGGCCCAG GTGCCGGAATTCCCCGCCAAGCTGTTTTTCTATTGTGAAGTAGAGGCTAGTAGTGGAGGAGAAACACCCATTGTCCTCAGTCATGTTGTTTatgagagagtgagagagaaatATCCAGAGTTTGTTGAGAGGTTGGAGGAACAGGGCCTCATTTATACCCGCGTGTTGGGAGAAGGTGATGATCCATCATCTCCAATTGGCCGTGGTTGGAAATCTACATTCTTGACGGACGATAAGGGCATCGCTGAAGAAAG GGCAGCTAAGTTGGGTATGAAGTTGGAGTGGTTAAAAGATGGAGTGAAAACAGTTATGGGCCCAATACCAGCCATCAAGTATGATGAAGTACGGCAGCGTAAGATTTGGTTTAACAGCATGGTTGCAGCTTACACTGGCTGGGAAGACGCGAGAAATGATCCTGTAAAGGCAGTAACGTTTGGGGATGGTACTCCGTTGCCAGCCGACATCATCTATGGCTGCTTGAGAATTCTGGAAGAGGAGTCTGTTGCCATTCCTTGGCAGAAGGGTGATATTCTGCTGATAGACAATTGGGCTGTCCTTCACTCTCGTAGGCCATTCCTCCCTCCTCGCCGTATACTAGCTTCACTTTGCAGGTAA